A region from the Candidatus Zixiibacteriota bacterium genome encodes:
- a CDS encoding FAD binding domain-containing protein produces the protein MLRLPDFEYIRPASLKEAARVLSDLGPEAMAVAGGTDVYPKMKRGQFTPRHLVSLRTLGEIRGIRADGREGLWIGAGETLANVAESRTIAELFPALSCAAGSVSTPPLRNTGTIGGNVFVDTRCNYYDQTFFWRQAAGFCMKKDGSACLVAPRSPLCLAVFSSDTAPVLCSLGAEAVLTSPRGTRCVPLSRLYRNDGMRFLTKGPDELLEAIVIPRAAFGLKNVYLKLRRRGSFDFPILGVAAALDLDRQSVCRSASVVLTGVASAPQAVEAAPRLLVGRKLEREAIDAVAEEAAKVSHPVDNADLDYWYRKRMTKVFVRRALARLGGTEANA, from the coding sequence ATGCTCAGACTGCCCGATTTCGAGTACATAAGGCCCGCGTCGCTGAAAGAGGCCGCGCGCGTCCTGTCTGATCTGGGGCCCGAGGCGATGGCGGTGGCGGGCGGCACGGATGTCTATCCGAAGATGAAGCGCGGCCAGTTCACGCCGCGTCATCTGGTCTCGCTGCGCACGCTGGGAGAGATCCGAGGCATCCGCGCCGACGGCAGAGAGGGGCTTTGGATCGGCGCCGGCGAGACGCTGGCGAACGTCGCAGAAAGCCGGACGATCGCGGAGCTTTTCCCCGCGCTTTCCTGCGCCGCCGGCTCCGTTTCGACGCCGCCGCTCCGAAACACCGGCACGATCGGCGGCAACGTCTTCGTCGATACCCGCTGCAACTACTACGACCAGACGTTTTTCTGGCGCCAGGCCGCCGGCTTTTGCATGAAAAAAGACGGCAGCGCATGCCTGGTCGCGCCCAGAAGCCCGCTCTGTCTCGCGGTCTTCTCCTCGGATACCGCCCCGGTGCTGTGCAGCCTGGGCGCCGAGGCGGTCCTGACCTCGCCCCGCGGGACGCGCTGCGTCCCGCTGAGCCGGCTCTATCGCAACGACGGCATGCGCTTTCTGACCAAAGGGCCGGACGAGCTGCTCGAGGCGATCGTGATCCCGCGCGCCGCCTTCGGCCTGAAGAACGTCTACCTCAAGCTTCGCCGCCGGGGCTCGTTCGATTTTCCGATCCTGGGCGTTGCCGCGGCGCTCGATCTCGATCGCCAGTCCGTCTGCCGGTCCGCCAGCGTGGTGCTTACCGGCGTCGCATCGGCGCCGCAGGCGGTCGAGGCCGCGCCGCGCCTGCTCGTGGGCCGGAAGCTCGAACGCGAAGCGATCGACGCGGTCGCCGAAGAGGCGGCGAAGGTTTCCCATCCGGTCGACAATGCGGACCTCGACTACTGGTATCGCAAGCGCATGACGAAGGTCTTCGTGAGGAGGGCGCTGGCGCGGCTTGGGGGGACCGAAGCGAACGCGTGA
- a CDS encoding (2Fe-2S)-binding protein, with the protein MKRILRLKVNGEVKEVAAETSKTLLEVLREDLGLTGTKHGCELGECGTCAVLIDGTPVLSCLILGVEAEGGEITTVEGLARNGVPHPLQRRFADLGAAQCGYCIPGILLVAKALLDRNPHPSRDEIREALAGNLCRCTGYTKILDAVELAARDGEGR; encoded by the coding sequence ATGAAACGGATTCTCCGTTTGAAGGTCAACGGTGAGGTCAAGGAGGTCGCCGCCGAGACCTCCAAGACGCTGCTCGAGGTGCTGCGCGAGGATCTCGGGCTTACCGGCACCAAGCACGGCTGCGAGCTCGGGGAGTGCGGCACCTGCGCGGTGCTGATCGACGGGACACCGGTGCTTTCGTGCCTGATCCTGGGCGTCGAGGCGGAGGGCGGCGAGATCACGACCGTCGAGGGGCTGGCCCGCAACGGCGTGCCGCACCCTCTGCAGCGGCGCTTCGCCGACCTGGGCGCGGCGCAGTGCGGCTACTGCATACCGGGGATCCTGCTCGTCGCCAAGGCGTTGCTGGACAGGAATCCTCATCCGAGCCGCGACGAGATCCGCGAGGCGCTCGCCGGCAATCTCTGCCGCTGCACCGGATATACGAAGATTCTCGATGCGGTCGAGCTGGCGGCTCGAGACGGGGAGGGCCGATGA
- a CDS encoding homocysteine S-methyltransferase family protein — protein MSPYDAIRQKIAGQRVVILDGGVGTEILRRNVSWADHQVTRLPEVIRSIHEDYIGAGADVITTNTFQLSRRSFLNHFKDTGHMRHIGARDLESRADKLLRAAVALAVEARRRRGADRTVAVAGSVTTLEWCFRPDLAPPAEQARGEYEEIIRTMAESGVDLILLETLNGVAEAEVALRVVRAAGLPAWVSFVCDEKGRLFSGETLAQAVAALEPLEPDVILLNCAPPDDITAGLRELTACRSGPTGAFAHIGRFDPPEWLFTDEYPPAGYLECARRWRDMGARVIGGCCGTTPAHIEELRKHLS, from the coding sequence ATGAGCCCGTACGATGCCATCCGGCAGAAGATCGCCGGGCAAAGGGTCGTCATCCTGGACGGCGGTGTCGGAACGGAAATCCTGCGGCGAAACGTCTCCTGGGCGGACCATCAGGTCACGCGCCTGCCGGAGGTGATCCGCTCGATCCACGAGGACTACATCGGAGCCGGGGCGGACGTCATCACCACGAACACCTTTCAGCTGTCGCGCCGGAGCTTTTTGAACCATTTCAAGGACACGGGGCACATGCGCCATATCGGCGCCCGCGACCTGGAGAGCCGCGCCGACAAGCTCTTGCGGGCGGCGGTGGCGCTCGCCGTCGAGGCTCGCCGGCGGCGGGGGGCGGATCGAACCGTTGCCGTCGCCGGGTCCGTCACGACGCTGGAGTGGTGTTTCAGACCCGATCTCGCCCCGCCCGCCGAGCAGGCGCGCGGCGAATACGAGGAAATCATCCGGACGATGGCCGAGAGCGGCGTGGATCTGATTTTGCTGGAAACCCTGAACGGCGTTGCCGAGGCGGAGGTCGCCCTCCGGGTCGTGCGCGCCGCGGGTCTTCCCGCCTGGGTCAGCTTCGTTTGCGACGAGAAGGGACGGCTCTTCAGCGGAGAGACGCTCGCTCAAGCGGTCGCCGCGCTGGAACCGCTGGAGCCGGACGTGATTCTTCTCAACTGCGCCCCGCCGGACGACATCACCGCGGGTCTCCGCGAGCTGACGGCGTGCCGCTCGGGGCCGACCGGCGCCTTCGCGCACATCGGCCGCTTCGACCCGCCCGAATGGTTGTTCACCGACGAGTACCCGCCCGCCGGATACCTCGAGTGCGCGCGGCGCTGGCGCGACATGGGCGCGCGCGTCATCGGGGGCTGCTGCGGGACGACGCCGGCGCACATCGAGGAGCTCCGCAAGCACCTGTCCTGA
- a CDS encoding molybdopterin cofactor-binding domain-containing protein produces MSERRFSVIGKPLRKVDALAKCMGETRYADDLDFPRMIYAKILHSPHAHARIREVRTERAAAMEGVYAVITGADLPEKFGIMPSTQDEEALATEKARYVGDPVAAVAAASEALAEKALGLIEVDYEVLEPILTIEEALASTDPGEKIHSWNRRANIHKAASFEFGDIAEGFRRADLVFEDTFFYQGNTHLPMEQYCAVATCTPEGKLTVWSSTQTPHYLHRALSKVLGLPMSRIRVIAAPVGGGFGGKSDPFSHEMCVARLSMMTGRPVKITLTREESFYVHRGRHPVKMWIRTGVKNDGTLQAMHFRSFLDGGGYSSYGLATVYYTGALQTTTYRLPAYKFEGVRVFTNKPPCGPKRGHGTPQPRFALEIHLDKIAEKLGIDPIELRLRQLIEPGSVTVNGLRIGTSGLRECIEKVAERAEWKRKFRKLPYGRGIGFAASGYISGAGLPIYWNEMPHSGVQIRLDRGGGITVFCGSTDIGQGSDSILAYAVAEEFGVDPAHIRVVTADTDLTPVDLGSYSSRVTVMTGNAAIQACGKLKKLLLEAASEALEVPADDLEMVEGQVRSRSYPKRSLGFAECVEKAEARFGTLGATGSYRPPGHPGDYKGAGVGPSPAYSYSAAVVELSCDPETAQIKVEKVWIGHDCGRAFNPLLVEGQAEGSVYMALGEALMEEQVFRKTGLHKFPSMLDYKSLTTLEMPEIETILVETDDPEGPFGAKEAGQGFLLPVVPAVANALYDAIAVRIDEIPITPDKVLRALEGRLKPVSVPAFEFPPPIKWRPGEGVAVAQKS; encoded by the coding sequence ATGAGCGAGCGCCGTTTTTCCGTCATCGGCAAGCCGCTGCGCAAGGTCGACGCGCTCGCCAAGTGCATGGGCGAGACCCGCTACGCCGACGATCTCGATTTTCCGCGAATGATCTACGCGAAAATCCTCCATAGCCCTCACGCCCACGCGCGGATCCGGGAGGTGAGAACCGAGAGGGCGGCGGCCATGGAAGGGGTCTACGCGGTGATCACGGGCGCCGACCTGCCGGAGAAGTTCGGCATCATGCCTTCGACGCAGGATGAAGAGGCGCTGGCCACGGAGAAGGCCCGCTACGTCGGCGACCCGGTCGCCGCGGTCGCGGCCGCGAGCGAGGCGCTCGCGGAAAAGGCGCTGGGGCTGATCGAGGTCGACTACGAGGTGCTCGAGCCGATCCTGACGATCGAAGAGGCGCTCGCGTCGACCGATCCGGGCGAGAAGATTCATTCGTGGAACAGGCGGGCGAACATCCACAAGGCGGCCTCCTTCGAATTCGGTGATATCGCGGAGGGGTTCCGCCGGGCGGACCTGGTCTTCGAGGACACCTTTTTCTATCAGGGCAACACGCACCTGCCGATGGAGCAGTACTGCGCGGTGGCCACCTGTACGCCGGAGGGAAAGCTCACGGTCTGGTCGTCGACGCAGACCCCGCACTATCTCCATCGCGCGCTCTCCAAGGTGCTCGGACTGCCGATGAGCCGGATTCGCGTCATCGCCGCACCGGTGGGAGGCGGCTTCGGCGGCAAGAGCGACCCCTTCTCGCACGAAATGTGCGTCGCCAGGCTCTCGATGATGACCGGGAGGCCGGTCAAGATCACGCTCACCCGCGAGGAGTCCTTTTACGTCCACCGCGGCAGGCATCCGGTCAAGATGTGGATCAGGACCGGAGTAAAGAACGACGGCACGCTTCAGGCGATGCACTTCCGGTCCTTCCTCGACGGCGGAGGGTACAGCAGCTACGGCCTGGCGACGGTCTACTATACGGGCGCGCTGCAGACGACGACCTACCGGCTGCCCGCTTACAAGTTCGAGGGGGTGCGCGTCTTCACGAACAAGCCTCCCTGCGGCCCGAAGCGCGGCCACGGCACGCCCCAGCCCCGCTTCGCCCTCGAGATCCATCTCGACAAGATCGCCGAGAAGCTCGGTATCGATCCGATCGAGCTGCGCCTCAGGCAGCTGATCGAGCCCGGCAGCGTGACCGTGAACGGGCTCAGGATCGGCACGAGCGGCTTGAGAGAATGCATCGAGAAGGTCGCCGAGCGGGCCGAATGGAAAAGGAAGTTTCGGAAGCTTCCCTACGGGCGCGGGATCGGATTTGCGGCGAGCGGCTACATAAGCGGCGCGGGGCTGCCGATCTACTGGAACGAGATGCCGCACTCCGGCGTGCAGATCCGGCTGGACCGGGGCGGGGGCATCACGGTCTTTTGCGGCTCGACCGACATCGGCCAGGGATCGGACTCGATCCTCGCCTACGCCGTGGCCGAAGAGTTCGGCGTCGATCCCGCGCACATTCGCGTCGTGACCGCGGATACCGACCTGACCCCGGTCGATCTCGGCAGCTATTCGAGCCGCGTCACGGTGATGACCGGTAACGCGGCGATTCAGGCCTGCGGCAAGTTGAAAAAACTCCTGCTCGAAGCCGCAAGCGAAGCTCTCGAGGTGCCGGCGGACGATCTCGAGATGGTCGAGGGACAGGTGCGAAGCCGGAGCTATCCCAAGAGGTCGCTCGGCTTCGCCGAGTGCGTCGAAAAGGCGGAGGCGAGGTTCGGGACTCTGGGGGCGACCGGGAGCTACCGGCCGCCCGGACATCCCGGGGATTACAAGGGCGCCGGCGTCGGTCCGAGCCCGGCTTACAGTTACTCCGCGGCCGTCGTCGAGCTTTCCTGCGACCCCGAGACGGCGCAGATCAAGGTGGAGAAGGTCTGGATCGGTCATGACTGCGGCAGGGCGTTCAATCCCTTGCTCGTCGAGGGGCAGGCGGAGGGGAGCGTCTACATGGCGCTGGGCGAGGCGTTGATGGAGGAGCAGGTCTTTCGCAAGACCGGGCTGCACAAGTTCCCCTCGATGCTGGACTACAAGAGCCTCACGACGCTTGAGATGCCGGAGATCGAGACGATCCTGGTCGAGACCGACGACCCTGAAGGTCCGTTCGGCGCCAAGGAGGCGGGCCAGGGGTTTCTCCTCCCGGTGGTGCCGGCGGTGGCGAATGCGCTCTACGATGCGATCGCCGTCCGGATCGACGAGATCCCGATCACCCCGGACAAGGTCCTGCGCGCGCTCGAGGGGAGACTGAAACCCGTTTCCGTCCCCGCGTTCGAATTCCCGCCGCCGATCAAATGGCGGCCGGGAGAAGGCGTCGCTGTGGCGCAAAAGAGCTGA
- a CDS encoding xanthine dehydrogenase family protein subunit M — MIGVLPPFEYYRPSSLEEALAVLARFDGEVLPYAGGTDLLVALKQKKALPRALMDVKWIPELNALRLQDAGLSVGAAVTARALARSVLLREGWPVLAQASGTLGSMQIGNRATLGGNLCNASPAADGAPPLLALDARVKLVGRDGGRELPLEKFFVGPKRTVADRELLTEIVIPEMPPRSRGVFLKLGPRGAPEDIAIVSVAVVAVPDAAQERWQEVRIALGAVAPTPVRARRAEQALAGRPIDRSAIESASRVAAAEDARPIDDLRGSASYRRAMVGVLVGRALADLAGQIRPEGAT; from the coding sequence ATGATCGGAGTCCTGCCGCCCTTCGAGTATTACAGGCCCTCCTCTCTGGAAGAGGCGCTGGCCGTTCTCGCGAGATTCGACGGCGAAGTCCTTCCCTACGCCGGAGGAACCGATCTGCTGGTCGCCCTGAAGCAGAAAAAAGCGCTTCCCCGGGCCCTCATGGACGTCAAGTGGATACCCGAGCTCAACGCCCTTCGACTTCAGGACGCCGGGCTTTCCGTGGGCGCAGCGGTCACGGCCCGTGCGCTCGCCCGCTCGGTCCTGTTGCGCGAGGGCTGGCCCGTTCTGGCCCAGGCGTCGGGAACGCTCGGTTCGATGCAAATCGGCAACCGCGCCACGCTCGGAGGCAACCTCTGCAACGCGTCGCCCGCCGCCGACGGTGCGCCGCCCCTGCTCGCGCTCGACGCGCGCGTGAAGCTCGTCGGGCGAGACGGCGGGCGCGAGCTGCCCCTGGAGAAATTCTTCGTCGGGCCGAAAAGGACCGTGGCGGATCGCGAGTTATTGACCGAGATCGTCATTCCGGAAATGCCGCCGCGAAGCCGCGGCGTGTTCTTGAAGCTCGGGCCGCGCGGCGCACCGGAGGACATCGCCATCGTCAGCGTCGCGGTTGTTGCCGTTCCCGACGCCGCCCAGGAAAGATGGCAGGAGGTACGTATCGCCCTGGGGGCTGTTGCGCCCACGCCCGTTCGTGCGCGCCGCGCCGAGCAGGCCCTGGCGGGTCGCCCCATCGACCGGTCCGCCATCGAAAGCGCGTCTCGAGTCGCTGCGGCCGAAGACGCCCGGCCGATCGACGATCTTCGCGGCTCCGCCTCCTACCGGCGCGCGATGGTCGGCGTCCTCGTCGGCCGGGCGCTCGCCGATCTGGCAGGCCAAATCCGCCCGGAGGGCGCGACATGA
- a CDS encoding xanthine dehydrogenase family protein molybdopterin-binding subunit: MSSGPRNIGRPLPRQDARAKVQGAAKYTDDFALPGMIHGKVLRSPHAHARIRSIDVSAARALPGVVAVLTARDVPGANSVGPIVKDQPILCGDVVRYVGDAVALVAAETEAAAEAALERISVDYEPLTPVLDPLEALKPGAPLVHPGGNVGSRFKVRRGDVARAFGRAAVVVERRFFTQRVEHAYLEPEIAVAAPDPQGGMTVWSSTQYAHRDREEVSRVLGLPQSRVRVRQMATGGGFGGKLSPHAQCYAALLACNSGRPVKVRYRRDESLIASYKRHPYVIDMKLAADHEGNLLAIEATFVGDTGAYLLEGRAVITKSVTHVAGPYFIPNIKADGYAVYTHTVPCGAFRGYGVPQAAFALESLMDELAARIGMDPIDLRMRNALDTTRPTSTGQVLPASVPFKEMLGRARLAARSLGALVREAPEGKRRGLGIGCSTRSIGSIRTPSRSTAVVSLHRDGSVTVACGSVDIGQGSDIMFAQVAAEELGTSAERVEVITNDTAVAPDCESTSASRVTYVSGNAVRLAAARVRSRVLELAARDFGCSMEELRLIDGVVAFRERGLPLAELFARHTFHILTEAAEFVPATSPLDPETGQGSPAGTYSFSVHLALVEIDQGTGQVRVLRYVTFSDPGRTINPLTAAGQVHGGVAMGIGYALMEDVKVDGGVATDSFATYLIPTALDMPEDVPAELLEDPEPTGPFGAKGFAEGSLDPVAAAIANAVSNAIGIRVTRLPMTGEAVHGLLGSPPRAASAPAS, encoded by the coding sequence ATGAGCTCGGGGCCAAGAAACATCGGCAGACCCCTTCCCCGGCAGGATGCGCGGGCCAAAGTGCAGGGCGCGGCGAAATACACCGACGATTTCGCCCTGCCGGGAATGATCCACGGGAAAGTGCTTCGCAGCCCTCACGCTCACGCCCGCATCCGTTCGATCGACGTCTCCGCGGCTCGCGCCCTTCCCGGCGTAGTCGCGGTCCTGACCGCTCGAGACGTTCCCGGAGCAAATTCCGTCGGACCGATCGTCAAGGACCAGCCGATTCTGTGCGGCGACGTCGTGCGCTACGTCGGTGACGCGGTCGCGCTCGTGGCGGCCGAAACGGAGGCCGCCGCCGAAGCGGCGCTGGAGCGGATCTCGGTGGATTACGAGCCCCTGACGCCGGTCCTGGACCCCCTCGAAGCGCTGAAACCCGGCGCTCCGCTGGTGCATCCGGGCGGCAACGTCGGCTCCCGGTTCAAAGTCCGCCGCGGCGACGTCGCCCGGGCGTTCGGCCGGGCGGCCGTGGTCGTCGAAAGAAGGTTTTTCACCCAGCGCGTCGAGCACGCCTATCTCGAGCCGGAAATCGCCGTCGCCGCGCCGGACCCGCAGGGGGGAATGACCGTCTGGTCCTCCACCCAGTACGCTCACCGCGACCGGGAGGAGGTCTCGCGCGTGCTGGGGCTGCCGCAAAGCCGCGTGCGCGTGCGGCAGATGGCCACCGGCGGCGGCTTCGGAGGAAAGCTCAGCCCGCACGCGCAGTGCTATGCGGCGCTGCTCGCGTGCAACAGCGGCCGGCCGGTCAAAGTGCGCTATCGCAGGGACGAGTCGTTGATCGCCAGCTACAAGCGCCACCCCTATGTCATCGACATGAAGCTTGCGGCCGACCACGAGGGCAATCTGCTGGCGATCGAGGCGACCTTCGTGGGCGACACCGGCGCCTATCTCCTCGAAGGACGGGCCGTGATCACCAAATCCGTCACGCACGTCGCGGGTCCGTATTTCATCCCCAACATCAAAGCGGACGGCTACGCGGTCTATACCCATACGGTCCCCTGCGGCGCCTTCCGCGGATACGGCGTGCCTCAGGCGGCCTTCGCCCTGGAGTCCTTGATGGATGAGCTGGCAGCCCGGATCGGGATGGATCCGATCGATCTCAGAATGCGCAACGCCCTGGATACCACGCGGCCGACGAGCACCGGGCAGGTCTTGCCAGCCAGCGTGCCTTTCAAGGAGATGCTGGGCAGAGCGCGGCTCGCCGCACGGTCGCTCGGTGCGCTTGTGCGCGAGGCGCCCGAAGGCAAGCGGCGCGGCCTCGGCATCGGCTGCAGCACGCGCAGCATCGGCAGCATCCGCACTCCCTCACGCAGCACCGCGGTGGTGAGCTTGCACCGCGACGGCAGCGTCACCGTCGCCTGCGGCAGCGTCGATATCGGGCAGGGCTCCGACATCATGTTCGCGCAGGTTGCCGCCGAGGAGCTCGGCACGAGCGCGGAGCGCGTCGAGGTGATCACCAACGACACGGCGGTCGCCCCCGATTGCGAGTCGACCTCGGCCAGTCGCGTGACCTACGTCTCCGGCAACGCCGTTCGCCTGGCCGCCGCCAGGGTCCGCTCACGGGTCCTGGAGCTGGCCGCCAGGGATTTCGGCTGCTCAATGGAAGAGCTGAGATTGATCGACGGGGTCGTGGCTTTCCGCGAGCGCGGTCTGCCTCTGGCCGAGCTCTTCGCCAGGCACACTTTTCACATCTTGACCGAAGCGGCCGAGTTCGTGCCGGCGACGTCCCCTCTGGATCCGGAGACGGGCCAGGGGAGCCCGGCGGGGACCTACAGCTTCAGCGTCCATCTCGCCCTCGTCGAGATCGACCAGGGAACCGGACAGGTTCGAGTGCTCCGCTACGTGACGTTCAGCGATCCGGGCCGCACGATCAATCCCCTGACCGCCGCGGGCCAGGTGCACGGGGGCGTCGCGATGGGCATCGGCTACGCGCTGATGGAGGACGTGAAAGTCGACGGCGGCGTCGCCACCGATTCCTTTGCGACCTATCTCATTCCCACCGCCCTCGACATGCCCGAGGACGTGCCGGCCGAGCTCCTCGAGGATCCCGAGCCCACCGGACCCTTCGGCGCGAAGGGCTTCGCCGAGGGCTCTTTGGACCCGGTGGCTGCGGCCATCGCCAATGCCGTGAGCAACGCCATCGGCATCCGCGTCACCCGCCTCCCCATGACGGGAGAAGCGGTGCACGGGTTGCTTGGGTCCCCGCCGCGCGCGGCGTCGGCTCCGGCGTCCTGA
- a CDS encoding homocysteine S-methyltransferase family protein — MAKPYDILHERLRRRELLVLDGGVGSEIVRRGVRWRQHGLRTDADTVRAVHTDYIEAGADIVTTDTFQLTRRTYLNLFRNLDHMRRIGAPGLESQAAALTAKAVLLAREAREKAGGNRTVAIAGSIAPLNHCFRPDLAPPSDEALREHAETVRLLADAGVDFILLETMNNAGEAAAALRAAKATGLPVWASFTLAPGGRTLLSGEPIADAVRAAESAPCDAVLLNCAPPPDISAGLEELSKRCKLPFGAYAHIGRYDPPSWKFDFHPQFCDTEEWPPEKYAAHARRWRESGAAILGGCCGTTPAHIKAVKELLQ, encoded by the coding sequence ATGGCGAAACCCTACGATATCCTTCACGAGCGACTGCGGCGACGCGAGCTCCTTGTCCTCGACGGCGGCGTCGGCAGCGAGATCGTCCGCCGCGGCGTGCGCTGGCGCCAGCACGGCCTGCGCACCGACGCCGACACGGTCCGGGCTGTTCACACCGATTACATCGAGGCGGGCGCCGACATCGTCACCACCGATACCTTTCAGCTGACCCGGCGCACTTACCTCAACCTGTTCAGGAACCTCGATCACATGCGCCGGATCGGCGCTCCGGGGCTGGAGTCGCAGGCGGCGGCGCTTACGGCGAAAGCCGTGCTCTTGGCCCGCGAGGCCAGGGAAAAAGCCGGAGGAAACAGAACCGTGGCGATCGCCGGCTCGATTGCGCCCCTCAACCACTGCTTTCGCCCGGACCTGGCTCCGCCCTCCGACGAAGCCCTGCGCGAGCACGCCGAAACCGTGCGCCTGCTCGCCGATGCCGGCGTCGACTTCATCCTGCTCGAAACCATGAACAACGCCGGCGAAGCCGCCGCCGCCCTGCGGGCCGCCAAGGCGACCGGGCTCCCCGTGTGGGCGAGCTTCACCCTCGCCCCGGGCGGCCGAACGCTGCTCAGCGGCGAGCCGATCGCCGACGCCGTTCGCGCTGCGGAGTCGGCGCCTTGCGACGCCGTTCTGCTGAACTGCGCTCCTCCGCCGGACATCTCGGCGGGCCTGGAGGAGCTGAGCAAGAGGTGCAAACTCCCGTTCGGCGCCTACGCCCACATCGGTCGTTACGATCCGCCGAGCTGGAAATTCGACTTCCATCCCCAGTTCTGCGACACCGAGGAGTGGCCGCCGGAGAAATACGCCGCGCATGCCCGACGGTGGCGCGAGTCCGGAGCCGCGATTCTGGGCGGATGCTGCGGGACGACGCCGGCGCACATCAAGGCCGTCAAGGAATTGCTGCAATGA
- a CDS encoding (2Fe-2S)-binding protein codes for MSRAQDVSITINGRVYDLLVPPNETLLELLRYRLQLTGTKSGCETGHCGACTVLVDGNAVNSCLVLGIECDGRSVTTIEGIAADDELHPLQQSFIDNGVVQCGFCTPGMIMAAKSLLDEDPDPAVDTIRSAIAGNLCRCAGYLSAIRAVGAAAEVLRRKHKR; via the coding sequence ATGAGCAGAGCGCAGGACGTTTCCATCACGATCAACGGCCGGGTTTACGATCTCCTGGTCCCGCCCAACGAGACGCTTCTCGAACTCTTGAGGTATCGCCTCCAACTCACCGGCACCAAAAGCGGTTGTGAAACCGGCCACTGCGGCGCGTGCACGGTGCTCGTCGACGGCAACGCGGTCAATTCCTGCCTGGTCCTGGGCATCGAGTGCGACGGCAGATCCGTGACCACCATCGAAGGAATCGCTGCCGACGACGAACTTCACCCGTTGCAGCAGTCCTTCATCGACAACGGCGTGGTCCAGTGCGGGTTTTGCACCCCCGGAATGATCATGGCGGCAAAGTCGCTGCTGGACGAAGATCCCGATCCCGCCGTCGATACCATCCGTTCCGCCATCGCGGGGAACCTGTGCCGGTGCGCGGGTTATCTGAGCGCGATCCGGGCTGTCGGCGCCGCCGCGGAAGTCCTGCGCCGGAAACACAAGCGATGA